One segment of Argiope bruennichi chromosome 11, qqArgBrue1.1, whole genome shotgun sequence DNA contains the following:
- the LOC129956974 gene encoding X-ray repair cross-complementing protein 5-like isoform X1 has product MAVTKEAIVIILDVGLPMHEITENGSILENAKSCVNMIIQRKIFSESKDELALVLFGTSETSNVLADQGDPEFGNIYVVQDFKTASWELLEKVNEIQGCEASSDYMKESVLVLAIHMLQNTDKSKKFFSRRILFLSRFDIPFYTNKIQKICEDLKTSKIDLNIIGPVSYSEEEISNGACLQAYSNTTDVTDVSGSTIRSILKEVNGESYSFEEAIPALIYYQKKKVQALPWNANLDIGTNLTIPISAYIKVNESKPKSWKNAYARKLNAKLERNTTYLMNDDEVYNPIILTNENIIPAFKYGTTLVPFTEEDKMNMDYQSGDKGMKVLGFTKAENVHRYHYIGDKSMYVFGQKNRELAGVILAPFIHALYETKMVAIVRYVYSPKSAPKIGFLSPKIKPNYECLVFIALPFMEDLRHYVFAPLDSDPKNIPTESQLGAIDELITSMDLSTATVDDEGNLGEALKPKYTVNPFLQRLYQCLQFRAMYPEKPLPGISPHIEAIINPPSKLVKMAEPSFNRIKELFPLKQYTQKRSREVGADMFLSSESSSKKVKLENEDIYPGFENAVGDKIVSVGSVNPVQDFQYLLNSKTLEFAEASKQMIDVVYKFLKTDSNLKHYHTKILSICKELRDTSFKRNDAAQYNVFMKNLKKELLSRDPELWNKFIKDKIGLLTKEEVKFSVVSPTEAESFLSAHSLNDVKPSYKSPDMYEEEEDDYDLLDQL; this is encoded by the exons GAGGCTATTGTTATCATTCTAGATGTAGGCTTGCCTATGCATGAAATCACAGAAAATGGTTCAATTCTGGAAAATGCCAAAAGTTGTGTTAATATGATCATTCAAAGAAAA ATATTCTCTGAATCCAAAGATGAATTAGCACTTGTACTGTTTGGTACATCAGAAACTAGCAATGTTTTAGCAGATCAAGGGGATCCTGagtttggaaatatttatgtTGTGCAAGATTTTAAAACTGCCAGTTGGGAGCTCTTAgagaaagtaaatgaaattcaaGGTTGTGAGGCTTCATCTGACT ATATGAAAGAAAGTGTGTTGGTGCTTGCAATTCATATGCTTCAAAACACAgacaaaagcaaaaaatttttctCTAGGAGAATACTATTTCTATCTCGTTTTGACATTCCTTTTTACACCaataaaatccagaaaatatGTGAAGACTTAAAAACATCCAAAATTGATCTGAATATTAT agGACCAGTTTCATACTCTGAAGAAGAAATAAGCAATGGTGCTTGCTTGCAAGCATATTCTAATACTACTGATGTTACTGATGTATCTGGAAGTACTATTCGAAGTATATTAAAAGAAGTGAATGGTGAATCATATTCTTTTGA AGAAGCAATTCCTGCTTTAATTTACTATCAAAAAAAGAAAGTGCAGGCCTTGCCATGGAATGCCAATTTGGATATTGGAACAAATTTAACTATACCAATTAGTGCTTATATAAAG GTAAATGAAAGCAAACCTAAATCTTGGAAGAATGCATATGCtcgaaaattaaatgcaaaattagaaCGAAATACTACATATTTGATGAATGATGATGAAGTATATAATCCTATTATTTTGACAAATGAGAATATAATTCCAG ccTTTAAATATGGAACAACTCTTGTTCCATTTACTGAAGAAGATAAAATGAATATGGATTATCAATCAGGAGATAAAGGAATGAAAGTTCTGGGTTTTACAAAAGCTGAGAAT gtACACAGGTATCATTATATAGGTGATAAATCAATGTATGTTTTTGGTCAGAAAAATCGAGAA CTGGCTGGTGTAATTTTGGCGCCGTTTATTCATGccttatatgaaacaaaaatggtTGCTATAGTTCGATATGTTTACTCACCTAAGTCGGCTCCAAAGATAGGATTTTTGTCAccaaaaattaaaccaaattatgaa TGCCTTGTGTTTATAGCTTTACCATTTATGGAAGACCTTCGGCATTATGTCTTTGCACCTTTAGATTCTGATCCAAAAAATATTCCTACAG aaaGCCAACTTGGTGCCATTGATGAACTAATTACATCAATGGATTTAAGCACTGCCACTGT cGATGATGAAGGTAATTTAGGTGAAGCTCTTAAACCAAAATATACTGTGAATCCATTCCTACAAAGACTTTATCAG tgCCTACAATTTAGAGCAATGTATCCAGAAAAACCTCTTCCTGGAATTTCTCCTCATATAGAAGCAATTATCAATCCTCCTAGTAAA CTGGTGAAGATGGCAGAACcttcttttaatagaattaaagaattattccCTTTAAAGCAATATACACAAAAAAGATCCAGAGAAGTAGGAGCTGATATGTTCTT aaGCTCAGAGAGTTCTAGTAAAAAggtaaaattagaaaatgaagatatttatcCTGGATTTGAGAATGCTGTTGGAGATAAAATTGTCTCA GTAGGTTCTGTTAATCCAGTTCAAGATTTCCAATATTTACTAAACAGCAAAACACTCGAATTTGCAGAAG CAAGCAAACAAATGATCGATGTTGTGTACAAATTCTTGAAAACTGATTCAAATCTGAAGCACTACCATACAAAAATCTTATCCATATGTAAAGAACTTAGAGATACTTCTTTCAAG agaAATGATGCAGCTCAATACAATGTGTTTATGAAAAATCTCAAAAAGGAGCTTTTGTCTCGAGACCCTGAATTGTGGAATAAGTTTATAAAAG ATAAAATAGGCCTTCTTACAAAAGAAGAGGTGAAATTTAGTGTAGTATCTCCTACAGAAGCTGAAAGCTTTTTATCTGCACATTCCCTAAATGATGTGAAACCCTCATATAAATCTCCTGATATGTATGAAGAAGAGGAAGATGATTATGATTTG
- the LOC129956974 gene encoding X-ray repair cross-complementing protein 5-like isoform X2: MHEITENGSILENAKSCVNMIIQRKIFSESKDELALVLFGTSETSNVLADQGDPEFGNIYVVQDFKTASWELLEKVNEIQGCEASSDYMKESVLVLAIHMLQNTDKSKKFFSRRILFLSRFDIPFYTNKIQKICEDLKTSKIDLNIIGPVSYSEEEISNGACLQAYSNTTDVTDVSGSTIRSILKEVNGESYSFEEAIPALIYYQKKKVQALPWNANLDIGTNLTIPISAYIKVNESKPKSWKNAYARKLNAKLERNTTYLMNDDEVYNPIILTNENIIPAFKYGTTLVPFTEEDKMNMDYQSGDKGMKVLGFTKAENVHRYHYIGDKSMYVFGQKNRELAGVILAPFIHALYETKMVAIVRYVYSPKSAPKIGFLSPKIKPNYECLVFIALPFMEDLRHYVFAPLDSDPKNIPTESQLGAIDELITSMDLSTATVDDEGNLGEALKPKYTVNPFLQRLYQCLQFRAMYPEKPLPGISPHIEAIINPPSKLVKMAEPSFNRIKELFPLKQYTQKRSREVGADMFLSSESSSKKVKLENEDIYPGFENAVGDKIVSVGSVNPVQDFQYLLNSKTLEFAEASKQMIDVVYKFLKTDSNLKHYHTKILSICKELRDTSFKRNDAAQYNVFMKNLKKELLSRDPELWNKFIKDKIGLLTKEEVKFSVVSPTEAESFLSAHSLNDVKPSYKSPDMYEEEEDDYDLLDQL; the protein is encoded by the exons ATGCATGAAATCACAGAAAATGGTTCAATTCTGGAAAATGCCAAAAGTTGTGTTAATATGATCATTCAAAGAAAA ATATTCTCTGAATCCAAAGATGAATTAGCACTTGTACTGTTTGGTACATCAGAAACTAGCAATGTTTTAGCAGATCAAGGGGATCCTGagtttggaaatatttatgtTGTGCAAGATTTTAAAACTGCCAGTTGGGAGCTCTTAgagaaagtaaatgaaattcaaGGTTGTGAGGCTTCATCTGACT ATATGAAAGAAAGTGTGTTGGTGCTTGCAATTCATATGCTTCAAAACACAgacaaaagcaaaaaatttttctCTAGGAGAATACTATTTCTATCTCGTTTTGACATTCCTTTTTACACCaataaaatccagaaaatatGTGAAGACTTAAAAACATCCAAAATTGATCTGAATATTAT agGACCAGTTTCATACTCTGAAGAAGAAATAAGCAATGGTGCTTGCTTGCAAGCATATTCTAATACTACTGATGTTACTGATGTATCTGGAAGTACTATTCGAAGTATATTAAAAGAAGTGAATGGTGAATCATATTCTTTTGA AGAAGCAATTCCTGCTTTAATTTACTATCAAAAAAAGAAAGTGCAGGCCTTGCCATGGAATGCCAATTTGGATATTGGAACAAATTTAACTATACCAATTAGTGCTTATATAAAG GTAAATGAAAGCAAACCTAAATCTTGGAAGAATGCATATGCtcgaaaattaaatgcaaaattagaaCGAAATACTACATATTTGATGAATGATGATGAAGTATATAATCCTATTATTTTGACAAATGAGAATATAATTCCAG ccTTTAAATATGGAACAACTCTTGTTCCATTTACTGAAGAAGATAAAATGAATATGGATTATCAATCAGGAGATAAAGGAATGAAAGTTCTGGGTTTTACAAAAGCTGAGAAT gtACACAGGTATCATTATATAGGTGATAAATCAATGTATGTTTTTGGTCAGAAAAATCGAGAA CTGGCTGGTGTAATTTTGGCGCCGTTTATTCATGccttatatgaaacaaaaatggtTGCTATAGTTCGATATGTTTACTCACCTAAGTCGGCTCCAAAGATAGGATTTTTGTCAccaaaaattaaaccaaattatgaa TGCCTTGTGTTTATAGCTTTACCATTTATGGAAGACCTTCGGCATTATGTCTTTGCACCTTTAGATTCTGATCCAAAAAATATTCCTACAG aaaGCCAACTTGGTGCCATTGATGAACTAATTACATCAATGGATTTAAGCACTGCCACTGT cGATGATGAAGGTAATTTAGGTGAAGCTCTTAAACCAAAATATACTGTGAATCCATTCCTACAAAGACTTTATCAG tgCCTACAATTTAGAGCAATGTATCCAGAAAAACCTCTTCCTGGAATTTCTCCTCATATAGAAGCAATTATCAATCCTCCTAGTAAA CTGGTGAAGATGGCAGAACcttcttttaatagaattaaagaattattccCTTTAAAGCAATATACACAAAAAAGATCCAGAGAAGTAGGAGCTGATATGTTCTT aaGCTCAGAGAGTTCTAGTAAAAAggtaaaattagaaaatgaagatatttatcCTGGATTTGAGAATGCTGTTGGAGATAAAATTGTCTCA GTAGGTTCTGTTAATCCAGTTCAAGATTTCCAATATTTACTAAACAGCAAAACACTCGAATTTGCAGAAG CAAGCAAACAAATGATCGATGTTGTGTACAAATTCTTGAAAACTGATTCAAATCTGAAGCACTACCATACAAAAATCTTATCCATATGTAAAGAACTTAGAGATACTTCTTTCAAG agaAATGATGCAGCTCAATACAATGTGTTTATGAAAAATCTCAAAAAGGAGCTTTTGTCTCGAGACCCTGAATTGTGGAATAAGTTTATAAAAG ATAAAATAGGCCTTCTTACAAAAGAAGAGGTGAAATTTAGTGTAGTATCTCCTACAGAAGCTGAAAGCTTTTTATCTGCACATTCCCTAAATGATGTGAAACCCTCATATAAATCTCCTGATATGTATGAAGAAGAGGAAGATGATTATGATTTG